The Salminus brasiliensis chromosome 4, fSalBra1.hap2, whole genome shotgun sequence nucleotide sequence AGATTTCTTGAATCTCATTCCCATCACAACTGCCAGAGCCCCAGAAGCAGCttgaataataatacataaataaataaagagaaacaaaaaggaAGACGGAATTGATTACAATGAAAGTCGGGAAGCACTGATTCTAATGAAGGGGTCAGTCAGGGGGGCTCACCAAGCGAAGTCCATATATCGCGAGGTTCAGAAGAGACTCTGTAGGCTCCATAAGCAGATATGCTTCCGAAAAACAGTCCTGCTATAAGTGACACTAAGCTTCCTGCGGCGAAACAATGTGggcaaacattttaaaatgactaAATCACGAAtgcatccaaataaaataaaccaaTACTGCGCGGTGGATCCTCTCAGTACATTCATAGCGGGTCGGCTGAAGCCAACATTAAAAAGGTAGCTAGCTGAACAGCTAGGGAACGATGTTTGACTAGTTATCTAGTTAAATGACTTACCTCTTCTCTTATACCCCATAAAACCTCCAAACATAATAGCCGCTGCATAGCCAAAGCCCAGCCAGTCGACTGCCATATTGTCCTATAAACCGAAAGACAAGTCAGACATTAAAATGGATTTTTCTGGACAGTAGGTGTCTTAAGTACACAGAACCCGGACACTTCAGAGGCAAGGCACTAGCCACAGCTACCTGGCTGGCTAATCACGGTTAGCGCTAGCTACAAGCGATAGCCTACGGCGGTCGTTAAGGAGCCAGCTACCTTGTACAGTAATTGTTTTCAAGTTTCCGCTGCAAAAAATGGTCAAATATGGTCGTTGGTTATTTTGCACAACCAAAATGTTTcattgtcagtgtcactgctggcaCGTCAGAGGCTAAAATTACGTCATGAGGAAGTAACAGTGGATCGGCTACggcggggtccaagcactggaGCTGAAGGTACTGGTTTTGTGGGCTTTGTGCAGGCCTCAGGTAACGGACCTGATGCAGCGTTCACCAGCCAGACTACTACTCTAATTTTTATAGAACCCATCTGATTCTTTCTCCTGCAGAGTAGTTTACTACTATGGTCTTATAATGACGGATCCCACTGCTTTCATAAATCGAGAAATTCCAAATAAGAAAATATCAGGACCTTAATGCAAAATGTGCaggttttaatgtaaatattcttCTTAGAATTGTTGGTGAATAAATCCCTCACAAATACAAGTGCTTCAAATTATTCTTTAAGTCATAGAataactacttttggttccataaagaaccatttaaagcacttttatagtgtaataataattgtaaaagATTTATTACTTAGGAAATGAAAAAAATCAAGACGTATTTGAAGAAACATttcaattttagtttttccCCCCTTTAGTTACGAAAAGACTTGAAGAATTGAGCATATTCACCATATCGATCAACGTCATTCTAACATATATCATTCTGGTTTTGTTGCCTCAGGTAATGGACATAATGCTGCATTCACCAGCCTTGTTGTTGCCTTTCTACAGACCTACTACTCTAATATTATAGAACCCATCTGATTATTCTCTTCAGAAGTCCTTTCTTAGCTGAACAGGGTGTGTTAGAGAGGCGGGTTGAAGGTAAAACCTGCAGGAGGTAAGGTAAACTCCTAGAGAACCTCTCCCTGCCTCCCTACTACTCCCTGATCCCCTGTCTTGGAGCCCAAACTGAGGTCTGCACTTTCACTTGGTTTGAATACAGCTAAACATGTCAAAAGAAGTGGAAGTGGCCTCAAAGAAATGGTGCCACTAACTGTGAAGGTAAAGGTTATCGGCCACAATGGTATTTTAAACAATGACTCAGCATCCATTTATCCTGGCATTGTGTAGTTACAAAGTACAGTGTAACAAGTGtattcactacatattttgggtTTGAATGGGTTCAAAGTACAAGAACAGCACTGTACATAGATttgcttagttttttttttttttacaaaatgaaCAATAGACCTTATTTGCCAATGTCTTCTTAAGAATTTCTTTTCTTGTTCTAAAATAGTCCATCAGATTCATGAGGTGTTTTATAAACCGTAGAATGCTATGGTCTTATGATGGATCCCACTGCCTTCGTAAATCAagaaatcccaaataagaatgTTAAAAATAGCAGGACCATCATACAAAATTGTCAGGTTTTAATGCAAAACTTGTTTTTAAGAGTGGTTGGTGAATAAATCCCATTCTTCccatactcttaaaaataaaagtgcttcaaaTGGCTCTTCATAGTCTCTCTTCAAGTCATACAAGAACcaatttggttccataaagaaccatttgaagcacttttattataatataattattacagAAGATATATTACTTAggaaataaaactaaataaaactcTGAAAGAAATAGAAACATATTAGAAGAAACATTTACTTAGTGTTGTAAATAATTTgtagtccccccccccccctttagtTAAAAAAAGCAATTGATCATATTCACCATTTCataacaccatcattcaaacAAGAAAGGTCGTAACTAAAATGTACGTCCAAGTCATgatgaattgttcacagctaaATCAATATGACTGATAAAACAGTGTGTGAGCTGGTGTCTCAAATGCAGATGTGGCTCACCctctagtgtgagtgtgtaaaaaGCAAGGATACCTTATTCCAAACAGAGTAAAGTGACCTTAGGGTAGATGCTAATGAACAA carries:
- the tmem14a gene encoding transmembrane protein 14A, with the protein product MAVDWLGFGYAAAIMFGGFMGYKRRGSLVSLIAGLFFGSISAYGAYRVSSEPRDIWTSLAASGALAVVMGMRFKKSGKIMPAGIMAVLSLLMAVRLLIL